In Trichomycterus rosablanca isolate fTriRos1 chromosome 4, fTriRos1.hap1, whole genome shotgun sequence, one DNA window encodes the following:
- the LOC134311989 gene encoding uncharacterized protein LOC134311989, whose amino-acid sequence MQLVPGLPIAIETSGGRRADLKVLVVLRGTGDSECKHSCPVLNMPVCAVLGCARKRELTYRIPLEDLEMCREWLAALKNPDYNENTPADLLKNIRVCSRHFRAEDFKPDLMFALMGTKSRPELKEDAVPSVLLSTVTDEILLSKTPSPCKKARAEENTPRKNYTKEAVACALSELEEGGSYRKVAIKYGIPHTTLRDYKKKRYAHNPHPNRALTPEEEDALVTYIVWMSEHGFPVTGAVVKDLALTVIKSSQRTTLVNLDKGLSSMWWSRFRARHPEITSRTPGTLDQSEVHRPLPQAIDGLFAICKLLYQKHNLEEKPHLIFNCGETAFVDKPGAKEHITVHYCVSAAGESIPPFVIYPRCLPSASYAQDGPTNAIYGVSPKGLMEGELFLEWLDHFIKFAPAERPLLLYLDQNESHVYKEVVDFCSGNGIEVVCLPAHVSHLLQPLDVAVFGALKTAFTAVALRTGGDMVDGKRQFSAILKEAFQEAVTADNIKEGFRITGLFPLSREADNISKAIAVDTGSSSMLCSSFSRDQDQKVLDELPILLTSPERSKQSENSTGAVYYARPVVQAKVNHIKDQDCILNDDSESDILNVSSKNDNPPSASSTYSDTEEKSSPQDDKSLELYHGSSIFKSGEVLVNTQCLMELFRFCSVCLVECCVSIEGHEKLFSVTQACQSCGYHREWSNHPIPADKPTENVHDEDGSEEAEAEDPVNDGSGEEVVSPNNESRNQS is encoded by the exons ATGCAGCTGGTACCAGGCTTACCAATCGCCATAGAAACTTCTGGTGGAAGGAGAGCAGATCTGAAGGTGTTAGTGGTTCTGAGAGGAACTGGTGATAGTGAGTGTAAACATTCATGTCCAGTGCTTAATATGCCAGTGTGTGCAGTGCTGGGATGTGCTAGAAAGAGAGAACTTACATACAGAATACCACTTGAAGATCTGGAGATGTGTAGAGAATGGCTAGCTGCTCTGAAGAACCCCGATTATAACGAGAACACACCAGCAGATCTTCTGAAGAACATCCGTGTGTGTTCCAGACACTTCAGAGCTGAAGATTTCAAACCTGATCTAATGTTCGCACTCATGGGAACCAAGTCCAGACCTGAGCTGAAAGAAGACGCGGTGCCTTCTGTACTACTGAGTACTGTTACTGATGAAATATTACTCTCAAAAACACCTTCACCATGTAAGAAAGCTCGAGCTGAG GAAAACACACCCAGGAAAAACTATACAAAGGAGGCTGTAGCGTGTGCCCTCAGCGAATTAGAAGAAGGAGGAAGTTATAGAAAAGTAGCCATTAAATATGGCATTCCACACACGACCCTTCGGGATTATAAGAAAAAACGCTATGCACACAACCCTCACCCGAACCGAGCCTTGACACCGGAGGAGGAGGATGCACTGGTCACTTACATAGTCTGGATGAGCGAGCATGGCTTTCCGGTCACCGGGGCAGTCgtaaaagacctcgcgttgacTGTCATCAAGTCCAGTCAGCGGACCACCCTGGTGAATCTGGACAAAGGTTTGAGCAGCATGTGGTGGAGCAGATTCCGAGCCCGCCATCCTGAGATCACCTCTCGAACGCCAGGCACGTTGGATCAGTCCGAGGTCCACAGACCTTTACCTCAGGCCATAGACGGACTATTCGCTATATGTAAACTGCTCTACCAGAAGCACAACCTGGAGGAGAAGCCGCACCTCATCTTCAACTGTGGTGAGACGGCGTTTGTGGACAAACCCGGGGCCAAAGAGCATATAACCGTGCACTACTGTGTTAGTGCTGCTGGAGAAAGCATCCCACCTTTTGTAATTTACCCCAGGTGTCTCCCCAGCGCATCTTATGCACAGGATGGGCCAACCAATGCCATCTACGGTGTTTCCCCCAAGGGACTCATGGAGGGAGAACTCTTTTTGGAATGGCTTGACCACTTCATAAAATTTGCTCCTGCCGAGAGACCCCTTCTCCTCTACCTGGATCAGAACGAATCCCACGTGTACAAAGAGGTGGTGGACTTCTGCAGCGGCAACGGCATCGAGGTCGTGTGTCTACCAGCACACGTCTCCCACCTCCTGCAGCCTCTAGACGTGGCAGTGTTCGGAGCATTAAAGACGGCGTTCACCGCCGTGGCATTAAGGACTGGTGGAGACATGGTGGACGGGAAGCGCCAGTTCTCAGCAATCCTGAAGGAGGCTTTTCAGGAAGCTGTGACAGCAGACAACATTAAGGAGGGCTTCAGGATTACCGGCCTCTTTCCTCTGAGCAGGGAAGCTGACAACATTTCCAAG gcCATTGCTGTTGATACAGGTTCCTCATCGATGCTGTGTTCGAGTTTCAGCAGAGACCAAGACCAGAAGGTTTTAGACGAGCTCCCAATCCTACTGACCAGTCCTGAAAGGTCAAAACAAAGCGAAAACTCGACTGGTGCAGTTTATTACGCCAGACCAGTCGTACAAGCAAAAGTCAATCACATAAAG GACCAGGACTGTATCCTGAATGATGACTCAGAATCTGACATTTTGAATGTGTCTTCTAAGAAtgacaatccaccttctgcatccTCTACATATTCTGATACAGAGGAGAAATCATCGCCTCAAG ATGACAAGAGCCTTGAACTTTATCACGGATCGAGCATTTTCAA GAGTGGTGAGGTGCTGGTGAACACACAGTGTCTGATGGAGCTCTTCAGGTTTTGCTCCGTGTGTCTGGTCGAGTGCTGCGTGAGCATCGAAGGTCACGAGAAGCTGTTCTCGGTCACCCAGGCCTGCCAGAGCTGCGGGTACCACAGGGAGTGGAGCAACCATCCCATCCCTGCTGATAAACCCACGGAGAACGTCCATGACGAAGACGGCAGCGAGGAGGCGGAAGCTGAAGATCCCGTGAACGATGGGAGCGGTGAGGAG GTTGTCTCACCAAACAACGAGAGCAGAAACCAGAGTTAG
- the LOC134311991 gene encoding zinc finger protein 43-like has protein sequence MYHIATSLAVLYRVLPDEGNTSSKNSSLKEEELNREGAKISEASDESNLLKSGEVLMNTQCLLELFRFCSACLIECSVSVDGHERLFSVTQDCQSCGFHREWKSQPTSAGDPVRTVRDEAEKAVEPGVKDRNKTQSENKDTPANNRPPTEEEPTSQRPTGDKIAGASRESSVLKSSQLLVNTQCLLELFTSCSVCLIECSVNIEGHKRLFSVTQACQSCGYHREWRSQPTSADELMEATRNRNHDAKHRGAASYAKVKNAVRTGLKGSNRVPVVTRISPLVRRGKGKTPKPIKLAGPSANTDVQEPVEKKQRRNSRPKRQEGSVLDKKVKKPVSVDEDLFTALKNHVELKLVVWCTKCNTDASISCLKHRHKKVFGCAQCGDAQKQGLEKLTVHYDDFANFHSHAETEHGAKPIHKLCHKCSKFVLSDPESRGLKEHKCEPQTQHVCPECGKRFLTESGLKSHYSKCHNAVEQPCKYCMTVFSDRPSKLKHEKTHLKEEKPYSCPKCEEKFENRRKRKSHLRSHEIRVKHKCEICRKSFMTIIGMMKHKAMHVGEDLSKYQAKPRIKSKEIPIDMKQTVVDLRSQKKSIREIAKATDMSRSTVASIIRKQIQTGDVMNRKRSGRPKKTTPEDDQIIMSIMTKNPRSSIRQIRLELMGVGREVSTTTIRRKLHSLNHSIESAYLDNMGMGK, from the exons ATGTACCACATTGCAACGTCGCTGGCTGTTCTGTACCGG GTGCTGCCTGATGAAGGAAACACATCATCCAAAAACAGTTCTCTAAAGGAAGAGGAACTGAATCGAGAAG GTGCCAAGATCAGTGAAGCCTCAGACGAATCCAACCTACTGAA GAGTGGTGAGGTGCTGATGAACACACAGTGTCTGCTGGAGCTCTTCAGATTTTGCTCTGCGTGTCTGATCGAGTGTAGCGTTAGCGTTGACGGACACGAGAGGCTGTTTTCGGTCACCCAGGACTGCCAGAGCTGCGGATTCCACCGGGAGTGGAAGAGCCAACCCACCTCGGCAGGCGATCCTGTCAGAACTGTCCGTGATGAGGCTGAAAAAGCAGTGGAGCCTGGGGTCAAGGACAGGAACAAG ACACAGTCTGAAAACAAAGACACACCAGCCAACAATCGTCCTCCAACTGAAGAGGAACCAACTTCTCAGCGGCCTACAG GTGACAAGATCGCTGGAGCCTCACGAGAATCCAGTGTACTGAA GAGCAGTCAATTGCTGGTGAACACACAGTGTCTGCTGGAGCTCTTCACGTCCTGCTCCGTGTGTCTGATCGAGTGTTCCGTTAACATCGAGGGACACAAGAGGCTGTTCTCGGTCACCCAGGCCTGCCAGAGCTGCGGATACCACCGAGAGTGGAGGAGCCAACCCACCTCGGCAGACGAGCTCATGGAGGCCACGCGTAACAGGAACCACGATGCAAAGCACAGAGGCGCGGCTTCATACGCCAAGGTGAAGAATGCAGTGCGGACTGGGCTCAAGGGCAGCAACAGG GTCCCTGTTGTGACTCGGATCAGCCCTTTAGTTCGCCGGGGTAAAGGGAAAACTCCTAAGCCGATCAAACTTGCTGGGCCGAGTGCAAACACAGACGTGCAGGAACCAGTGGAGAAGAAGCAAAGAAGAAACAGCAGGCCGAAAAGACAAGAGGGGTCAGTTTTGGATAAAAAAGTCAAAAAGCCTGTCTCCGTGGATGAAGATCTTTTTACAGCTTTAAAAAACCATGTAGAACTTAAACTTGTGGTGTGGTGCACGAAATGCAACACCGATGCCTCCATCTCCTGTCTCAAGCATCGACATAAGAAAGTGTTCGGCTGCGCCCAGTGCGGTGACGCCCAGAAGCAAGGTTTAGAAAAACTAACAGTTCACTACGATGACTTTGCCAACTTTCATAGTCATGCTGAAACTGAGCATGGAGCCAAACCGATCCATAAACTGTGCCACAAATGCTCCAAGTTCGTCCTCTCAGATCCCGAATCTAGAGGTCTGAAGGAGCATAAATGTGAACCCCAAACTCAGCATGTCTGTCCGGAGTGTGGAAAAAGATTCCTCACCGAGTCTGGCTTGAAGTCGCACTACAGTAAATGTCACAATGCTGTGGAACAGCCGTGTAAGTACTGTATGACTGTGTTCAGCGATAGACCATCAAAACTGAAACACGAGAAAACTCATTTGAAGGAAGAGAAACCGTACAGCTGCCCGAAATGCGAGGAGAAATTCGAAAACAGGAGGAAACGCAAAAGCCACCTCAGATCTCATGAGATTCGCGTGAAGCACAAGTGTGAAATCTGTCGGAAATCTTTCATGACCATAATCGGTATGATGAAGCATAAAGCCATGCATGTTGGAGAAGATCTCTCGAAGTATCAG GCGAAGCCTCGTATAAAGAGCAAAGAGATTCCGATCGATATGAAACAGACGGTGGTGGATTTGAGAAGCCAGAAGAAGTCCATCAGAGAGATAGCCAAAGCTACAGACATGTCGAGGTCAACGGTTGCCAGCATCATCAGGAAGCAGATTCAGACTGGAGACGTGATGAACAGGAAACGATCCGGACGACCAAAGAAGACCACGCCGGAGGACGACCAGATCATCATGTCCATAATGACGAAGAACCCTCGATCGTCGATCCGACAGATCAGGCTGGAGCTCATGGGGGTGGGCAGGGAGGTGTCGACCACCACCATCCGCCGAAAACTGCACTCGCTGAACCATTCGATAGAAAGTGCTTATCTGGACAACATGGGCATGGGGAAGTAG